The Elaeis guineensis isolate ETL-2024a chromosome 12, EG11, whole genome shotgun sequence sequence atacttgatcagaagattgaaggaatgttaattgtaattatgcaagttttatgaattattattgaaattaaatattatggttgataagattgtaatgatttattttggccttgcatattctttagggcttgctctaaggagtgtgcggccatcacgtatccgatccgggtgttgggttcggggtgtgaTAGTTCAAGAAAATGATACCGAGCAGTTCATGATAATTTTGAATTGGGCATAAGAACTTAAGAACTCAAAAAACTAGATCACCATTATTTCTGTTGTTTATTTGTTGTAAAGTGGTAATTTTAACCCTATCTCCTCAATCTTCCATGTTATTAGAAGCTTGGTAGATATGATGGCTATCTCTCCCTCATCAAATTCTTATCCAACCCAAACATATTTCCAGGTTAAGTGACCCATTGACTGATACActggaagtttttttttttttttgaatataaaaaaataaaaaaaaatagagagtgtTATAGGGAAGTCAACAAGTAGGTTCATGAACATTATTCCTTGCCTCTCTGAATATAGGATTAGGAAAAAATTGAAAGTAGGGGTCTCGAATCGGAATGAGAATGGAGGACtttcattccaaccatttggttaaAAAGAGTTCCATTTCGATTCCAATTCTGAGATGAAATAGGAATGGTCCAATCTACATAGAATTCAATTCCTATTCTTctctatggatttaaattttcatttcgatttcgatttctatTCTAATTACGAACCAAGTGTTTCGAAAGATTTAACCATTTCGATTcctatttcgattctgattctagTTGCAAATCAAGTATCCCCTTGCTCCCAAAAGCTCACTTGTATCTGAATTTTTCAAGTATGGGTTTTCTTTTGTATTTACAAAACAATATGAATTGGAGCCTGGGTAAAGATCGACCTACCTGGTAAAATTCCCATAGTTGGGTCAGGGTTGGGCTTGAGATCAGAAAACCCTGTCTGAACCCAAAGCTTGAGTACAGTCTGGAAGATCGAGGCATTGACGCTTAATGGTATGAGTGACCAGTAATGGCCGCAGAGACCCGTGGTTAGAGCCTGCTTATATTTACATTAGTATTGGCCAGTAGCAGGACATGCTTTTATCGGATAGCCATGAAGcatacagatttttttttttttttttggagtcaaTAACATGGAGTTTTGGTAGAGGGCCATGGCCTTTAGTTTTCTCTTACCGTCTGTGTGGATAGTTGGATCCAGAATTCCATGAGATTTATGGGTTGGACGGGTACAACAaccataaaaaatattcaaatataGAGTGAACTAGATCTATATTTACAATTATTCTGGACTATCTTCTGAATGGGCCGGTCTGAATCTCgtggagagaaaaaaaatgatctCATCTTATAATGATTGTGCTacaaaattttatagaattttgaTCTAACCATCCAAATAAGCCTTTAATATTGCTTGTGTATAACCAAATGGAATAGAAGGTAATAAAAAGAGAGGCCATGTTGCATGGTATACCCATCTTTATTTccattttctctttttattttagaAATCATATCCTAAATGGCGTGTGCTAATGTGGCCATACACCATACCAAATATCTCGTCTCCTCGCTTAATGCTTGGTTTCAATAGGACTCCTTACAAGCTTCCATCGAATTGAGTATGACTGTCTGTGTGATAGCATCTATTATACCAAGAATATCAATGAACCTAATTCTTGCAATTGCTCAGGATACCCTCTTTTATCTTTTAGGTCTATTTCTTAGTTCAAGATCCCTCTTACTAACTAAAATAAAAGAATTAGTAGATTTGTTTTGCCCAAAATGGGAGGAAATGGGCTGGACTTATGAACTTATAATCATGAAATTGACTCGATCATCAGATCATAAGTTCATTTCATATCGGACCAGACCGGAATAGGATTATTTACATTCTTATTATGAGAAGGGGTCATTCGAGCGTATGTAAATAGATACTATGTTTATATATGGATCTCTACATCGTTACATTCTATTTAAGATTAGGAATAGACGTAATCGGACCTGCTTTTGACATATCTATCGTTATTTGGATACCATATTCACTTTTTTAGACTTCTATTGAATCGAGAAATAGGTTTGATTGTACATCTGTTTGATATATATAAAGTATCCCCTAGATAATTCAAATCGAAGTAATTTGATGTCTGACTGGAACCTATATGACATGCAGAAATACTCCAAAATCGTTGAGATGGACACACGATGAATGGAGCCCAacggatcaagatgagatttttCTTGCATTATGTCTCCTATGGTGATTATTCAAGCCCAAGAAGAACTGATCAGCCCATACGTTCTTCCTTGTTATCCGTTATCTTCTCGTTCTAAAATTACGATGGGAGGAAGCGAGTCGTAGAGATTTGCTTCCTAGGGATTCAACTATTCCCAATTTTTAAGGATCACTAATTCATCATGGAGAAGAGATGAGCTGTCCCTTCCTCTTTtgtttctattaaaaaaaaataccagCTGGAGAATCCCATCAGGCTGATAGATGGTATCTCCCGGCATCCAAAGAGGCTGATAGATAATATCTACAAGGAATAGGCTGTACAAGGGCCTTTTATGGGTGGTGACGTGTACAACCCCAATAGGTTAATCTATTTGGGCGTTAGGCTCTTCTATGGAAAATTTCTGAGTAACCCGaaaatcaaaatcaaagagtCACTCCAACTTTGTGCCCTGTACTGCTGTATTCTCATTGCTCCCTCTTGAATTGCCTTGAATTGGCATTGCCAATTGTAGAAATGTGATTTGTGGAAGACTTAACATCGCTCTTATTCAACTAGCCCCGCTGCTATTTTGGCCATTTTCAATGCTATTTTGGCCATTTCCAATAATCACAAATTGAAAAAACGTgaaccatgaaaaaaaaaaaaaaaacttgatctCTTACATGTAACACATGTGAATAATGCAATTTGAATGATTATAATTTATTAGCAGAAATGAAATTATAGGATTTATTTAAAGTCTAACTTGTGTTTGTTGGAAACCCATGAGGCACTCATGTAGCATTTTTTTCATGCAATTAGTGTGATTATTGCAATTGTGATTAATTTTTATTAGCTTTGTTCAGCAGTAAACTCTTTACCTTTTAGGTATAGTTATTTCCAACATCATATACAGTATCCCCATCAAGATATTGGAAGAAACTAAACATCTTTTAGATTTTGAAAGCTTtctatatattatttttcttttccttgctTATACTCAattgttttattttctttaccaaaaataaattattttcttttaaatgaaAAAGGAAGCAAGATGCTGCCCTTTTTATTCAAGAGAATAAGGGTTACGAAAGCCTCATAGAAAATTAAgagaatatttgaaagaaaatatccAAAGAGCAATGGTAGAAGATTTAGAAGACATGAGTAAGAGAAGGTTTTTGACTATGAAAATAGAAGTTATGGATATCTGGAAGAAGAATTGCTCTTGACATTATTGTCAGCttgattaattcaaaattaaaattgaacatatagaattTATTTAAGACCCAtcctatttattaattattttttttataattttttttataagataatatttataattctataTCAATCACATCTCCTTAAAATACAACATCACTGAAATAGGGAAGTTGTATGATTAGAATACCTAGACATTGTCTGAATTATTTTATTGCATTAATTGTGTTAATTTGATCGATATATGCATTAGGTATGTTGTCAGTTGTTTTTTGTAATATCATGTATTACATTGCATATTAATGGAAGGAATGTCTAAGCTTAAATGTAGAAGTAGTCGAGTTCATATTTCAAATGAAGACGATCCGGTGGAAATTCGTATTAGTCTTTGCTCATAATACAAAGCATGCTTTATCTTGAGTCAAAAAAAAATGTTTTTAACTTTTTGAGACATCAAAATATATTTaagatctatatctatatttttttaatacaaaatatttttaaaataaaaatatatttattataaattttaaagcatatttgAGCCAGATATATTTGTATTGAATTTTTCCTAAGATGCCAATCTTGAAAAACCATATATTTTAGCAGGAACAAATGCCAGCTGCACCGTGCCAGTCAAAATATAGCCGAACTGTGAAAGTTTTTTGCATTAGCAAACAatattgaaattttagattcagtTTGTTTTCACTTCCTTCAAAACAGTATTTGAATCAAATAGTAGAGTTGAAAGTTTTACATGTATAAAATTAAGCAACCAAATACATTATTGATAAATATATGCACGACTACATGAACACCCACAGCTCTTGACATCCTTAGTCTCTTATTAGCACGAGAGATGACAAAGTAACAACGCACAAAACCAAACCACACTTAAGGCGAGTGAAGACACAAAGCAGCACACGCGCGTAGCTTGTAAAAACAAGCGAAACACCGAAGAAAAAGATTGCCTTCCAAAGTACCCTCCTTGATTTCCTCACACTTTTATTGCTTTTATAATAGCTAGTAGATGTTTCATGCTTCTTACTGCCCTTCGGTCGGCTCACGATGGCCAATTAGCTTTCCCTTGATCTTCTCCAAGATACCCTTCTCTTCTTGGGCGTCCTCCACTTCCATGGGTTTCTCTGGTGCTGTTGATGATGTGTCTTCTCCAGTTCCACCACTGGACTTCTCTTGTGCCTTCTCCTCTAgttcctttttcttctcctcctccaccttTAATTTAGATTTGTCATCCTTGAAACAAGATTGCAATAAAGAAGATTGATAAAAAGCTTTAGACTTAATGAGTTCAAAGATTTCTGTAGGTGCCTTAATTATGCTGCATGGAAGCACTAATACATCTGCCACAAGAATTTTAGAACAAAGAAGTCACTAGTCTTTCAACCCTCCACTCTTGCATTCCAAAGATGAAATGCGTCCTTGCAGTTTGATAGAATTTTAACAACAAAACAGAACACAAAAATATTTAGCCATATTAATAAGCCTTCATGCTTGAGATACTAAATTTGATGAAGTAGGTAATAAGGTATAGACTGAAACAAATTCTTAAGTTTCCTTCTGATTTCAAAATGaaaactctataggttcgaattcTTCATAACTATGTTTACAGCCCAGTGTTATAATTGGAAGAATGTTTGATGTTCTAATGTTCGAAGGTGTTTCTACAAATGTTTGTCATGGATAATTCTTCATCCTCTCTATGAAATGACTGTTGTGTATTTTTTGTCTATGTAAATTATGTCAGTGGAGATAAGCAAAGACTATAGTTTGTCATCAGAAAAGGGAGGTGGCAAGGTAACTTTATGATAAATAATTCAAGATTGTGAGCATTTCTGCATCATAGATAAATATTTACCTGGCCAGATTTAGAGTCATCTCCAGAGTCAGCATCAGAATTAGAGTCATCACTGGACTCGGAGCCCGAGTCCGAGTCCTTACTCTTACATTCCAGCTTGTCAAGAGCTTTCTCAGGAACCTCCACTTCTTCCTTGCTTTTCTTACTAAACTTCTCTTTATTCTTCCCCATTAGCCCCTTCTTTTCCTTCCCATCCACGTTCACTGCTTTACTGCTTGACTGTGTTCAAGAAAACGACATCGAGCAGTTCATGATAATTTCGAGTTGGGCATAAGAACTTAAGGACTCAAACAAAAGACTAGATCACCATTCTTTCTATTGTTTATTTGTTGTAAAGTGATAATTCTAACCCTATCTCCTTAATCTTCCATGTTATTAGAAGCTTGCATGGTAGATATGATGGCTACCTCTCCCTCGTCAAATTCTTATCCAACCCAAACATATTTCAAGGTTAAGTGACCCATTGACCGACCTActgtatgttttttttttccttttctgaagATAAAAAACAAAACAAATAGAAAGTGTTATAGTAAAGTTAACAAGTAGGTTCATGAACATGATTCCTTACCTCTCTGAATATAGgactaggaaaaaaaaaaaaagatagatagatACATGGCTACTTACCTATTTCAAGCCTATTAGTATAAAATCAATAATTTAGACATATTTGATCAAGTGTTGCATCATcaagagagaaggaaaaaataaaaacaatctatACTAAGACTTAAAAAGTTTACTTCCTCGTTATCATCGAGTAATTCTTACTTTGTTGGAATCAGAACCAGAGTTAGAAGCAGAGTTTGAGGCTGAGTCATCATCAGAGCTTTTAGAGTCGGACTTAGAGCTTTTGGAGTCGGACTTAGAGCTTTTGGAGTCGGAGCTAGAGCTATCACACTCGAGtttgttttctctcttttttcccctTAACTTTTTCTTAGCCTTCTCCTTCaccaccttctttttcttctcttccacaTTGGAGCTGTCATCGCCACTTGCCTGCATCCAAGCAGTGACCAATTCAGAATAGCTTCAACCGTGATAGGATACAGTGAGATAACATATCCCAACTATATTTACCAAAGAAGTAAAGGAGTAAGATATTCCAACCATATACCTACGAAGAATAAAGGAATAAGATGTGTATGCGGATGATCAGTGCATCTTACCGAGTCCTTTTCAGAGCCAGAGCCAGAGTCGGAATTAGAGCTGTCACAATTGAGCTTTTCTGGAGCACCATCCTTCTTGTCCTGAGCTTGTTCAGCTGGAGCCTCCTGCATGTTGTCCTCCGGTGCACCGTCAACCGGCTCGGCCGGGAAGCTGCCTGTGGTGATGGACATCTGTTCCGCCATGGAAGGTTTGCAAATCACTAGAATTAAGGTGATGATGATATGAATAGCTCTTTAGAACTTTGGATATTGTGTGGATTTCAAAGCAATGTCCATGTCTATTTATAGGCTAGATTGGAGCTCAAAGGTGAACAAACATCATTTGAAGACACGTTAGTTATAAGTACGGATAAAAATGAGTTCAAGGACATAAACTAATAATAGAGACACTAAATGCATCAAACAATGAAGCAAAAGATGGATAGTTTGGAACTTTGATAACCAGCCAAAGAGGAATTGTGTGATAAGATCAATCTATTGGCATTGGATACTAGAGCTCTGATGGCTGGATTCCGGAGTCTGCGTCATCGAGTTGGCTCGGTATCCTTGCCTTACGAGGCAAGGTTAGGACAAACTCCACCCATGCATGAGGAGAGAGGAATCCAACACTCTCGGAGATCAACACCCTTGAAGTGTAAGACTCATGAATCATGACCCATCTTTATGGACGAGCATGTATGTTAGATTCGTGCTGGGCCTACCAGGATAGCATAgttatgaagcatctcttggacaTGATAAGGATATTACCACCATGGTTCCAAGTAGATAAGGACAACGTCTCCGAAATGTTGAGCTTTCAATACATGCAGAATAATTTTCAAAGTGGGACAAAAATATTTCAATAATTGAATCTAGTCTATCCTAATGTACCACTCGATCTGCCCTTAAGTAGCTAGCTTTAGATACCTAACAAATGAGTATGACtgactcatgatgccaaaaataatgaaatcggCAGCAAGTATGCAACCTGTACAATTAGTTGTCCTCAGCATATCTTTTAAAGCAAATAATGAAATATATATACGCATCAAAAGGATGGGCTTCTTTCCTTGTGATGCAGGCTTGTGAGGTGCGCTATGCAGCCAAAACTTTCTTTCTATGAGGCTGCACGTTGACACAGTTGATGTTTGGCTTTTGAATTCCTTAGTGAACAACCTTGATCACATCAAATGCAAGCACGATTCTAAAAGTTTGATGTCATGGTCAGCTCTAGAAAGGAAATATATTTTCTACTGTGTACTTGTCCTAAATCATGTAGTTTAGCCTCCAACTCCATTTGCTGTAATAGGGCTGGAAGTAGATCGAGATTGAGTTGGACCGAGTTCTGACCAAATAAAAACCTGATCTATGTCAGTATTTGATCCAAATATTGACCTATATCAAGTCACATTGGAAGCTTATTTTTATCGATGTGGTAGATctttttgattgaatcaaattaacAGCAAGTAATGATAAACCGTAAGAAACATGAATGTAAATTGGGCTGCTTTGACTCTACCATAAATAtgtcatataaaattttctcaaaaaaaatatatcatgtaAGAAAGTATCAATATCATATAATGGCATTAAAacattatcaaaaatttttattcaacatAAGAAGGATTTCTGCGTGTATGTGTGAGTGTGATATCTGGGAATGAAGTCCAGCCAAAATTATACGAAGACCATACTCAAATCCAGGCCATTCATATTGACACCCACTGACTTTACTAAAATAGCTGGCGCCCTAATAATGTCAATAAACAGTTAGCAACATGTAATTAATTATCACTCAACAATGAAGATAGATgaatattaatttcataaatttataacTTAAAGCCTGGGGCAAAGAACATATTTCATTTGTTTAAGGTAAGTTTAGGTCAAGATTGAGTATCAATTACTAAATCCAATCCACATTCCAATAATATGAGGATTTCTGATCCAACCCTAACCTATTTTACTTTCTTCAAACCGCTCGAACCCCAGTCGATCTCATTTCGAATTGTGTCAAAGTTTTGATCCTAATGGCCGCCGGGATCTTCACTTATGAAAAATGAGCCATGAATCCCTTGATGATCACTGAGTCAAGGACCTTGACTAACTTTCCATGCCATTCAACTCCTTCCCCTGACGGAGTCTTGACTACTTATTTAGTTAGAATGTCCTTGCTCAACATGGTGCATCTTTGTTAGTTGGAAACTCCAAACTCAAGATGACTAATGTAACATTAAGATGATGATAGCATCAGAATTAAATTGATGCCATGCCATGTCATGAAGATAGCCTTTTGATGAAGACTTCGCATATTTAGACAAGGGGGTTGATAAGACTTGGCTCAGCCATAGACTAGGCTTCGGCTCTGCACAACAGAGTAGAGTCCATGGGCTTCATTTGGGCTGAAAGTTCTCATCCATCAAACAATTGTGCGAAGTATGGAAATGAGGATTTTGGTATAAAGTATtaaatattgattgaatattttttgACTTATATAATTCGTAAGAGCTTATGTATAGAGATTTCCTTTGTTCAATTAACGTCATCTCGTCATGCTATCAACATTAAGATCCCCTCGAATAATATGGGCTGGGCTCTGTAAAAGTAATCAGGTCCAGATGTGAACAAAGCTACGTGGCAGCTATGACATAATGCCGGGCCCATGACTAATATTGAGATTTAGCTGGATGTGTCCTAATCACGGGCAGGCACCTCCTCTCTCTGTGCGTATGTGACGGTGTTTGTGTGCGTTCCCCttccccctctttttttctttcttttttaattcctttcttcctctctctctctctctctcttgcaagAGTGTTTTTGGTGTAGGGGGCTGAAGTTGAATGAACAAAAATCTTTTCTAAATATGTTTATGTGAGAATAATCATAAataagaaaatttatcctttgaTCCCTCGGTACATCCATTTTCAGACACTTCTTTTATTTTCAaaagttttgattggatcactgacTTTCATATCGTAGCAATGTGATCCTTCTATCTATCTTCTCAACGACATCATTAATAAGCAGCCATAAAAGTAACAAAAATACCCACCAAGTTAGGGCCATACTTAGCAACTGCCTCTTCACATTTTTTATTCGATCCTTCTCTTCCACTTCATCAttgtctcctctctctctctctcaccctccCCTGCAAGCAATTTTTAGGAAAGACCCCAAGCTCTTTGCAATTCTCCAATGGCGACCATGGGCCATGTCCTTTTGTCTTAGATAATATAGCTAAGGTGGTGAAGGCCCTGGTGGTGGCGAGAAGATGGTGAGGAGGAGAATAAGATAATGATGAGGTAGAGGCTCACAAGCAATGCATACATCTAAAAAACAAAGATATTTCAGTCTTAATAAGAGCTTTAAGTTATCATGTGATAATCACGTAATGTAATAACCCCCTGATTAATAAAATAAAGACGGATGGAAGGATCACATTGCAATGAAATATAGCATTTGTGTTTTaattaaaagtttttaaaatggAGGTGGCATGTCTGAAATACGGGCAAAGTCGAGGGGTCAAAAGTACTGTTTCCTCAATAAATAATAGTTATCTACAAACAACATAATAATTGTTATAACAATTGCTATTAGTTACCATAATTTGAAAACCACATATCATAATTATATAACCAAAAAAGTCTAATAtagcaaaaggaggaagaaaaaagaaattttgAAATACCACAATTCTTTTCTTAGAAAAGTGAAATACCATAATTCTTAAGTCCTCGAAACTTTAATATCTCTGGggattctctttctccttctgttCATATTTGACTAAATAGAAACTCTGCAACATCTTATTCTTCATCTCATGCATCATCTGTGTCAAGATGCCGTCATAAGATATGTCCATCatgataaaagaaaaagaaaaaaaaaaaaaaaagagagagaagagagatatGCCATGATGAACAAAGAACCAAGTCTATGACTCTATCTGCTTGATTTCGTATGAAAGAAGGTCTCATCCTCTGGTTCgatcattgactttgagacacttcAGTGCACAACCTCGAAACTGCCCAAAAATGACTTCGTTGGCGAAAATAGAAGCAAAGATGGGACCATGAGGCAATCTTCCGCAGATTCCGGTTGAACGATGTACCCGGAGTTTAGACTTCTGACCACGGCCTTCCTAAAAAGCTATAACTGTTGTTGCGTTCCTCGGCGTCAACGCCTTTTAGCTCCTTCGCGACGGAATGAAAATAGCCACAAAAATCAAAAGATAAGATAGGCGAGGGAATGAATCAGGGCATATTTAGCCGGAGGAAATTggattctaaaataaaaataaaaataaataatttttaattatttgattgaaaaacttttattattatattcaaaaataaggatatttcaatcttttaaaactcaatttaaattttattttaattttaaatctgctCATGAACTAAATATATCGAAAGATACGATCATTTCAATATCCATTTCGATCTATTTCAAATTTAATTCCAATTCCGAATCCAGCGCCCTGGTCCATCCTTCAATATTGAGTAGGTTTTATATATGAGAAGACATGGGCTTAAAGTTTGAGATCATATGAACAGTCATTACAACGTTTGGATATGTAGTTATTAGTTAGAAGTTTATTTGTCATTCTCCATatatttttttggcattttttatgaaattactgATGGAATCCTCTGATAGAGCCATATTGTTGACTACCCTTGGTATTTTTTAAGCATCAGAAGTGTGCTTCCAGGAAGTGTCCCAAGTCGCCAGCCCCTGGTCTATTCTAGTTAGGAGAAACCTTGAGCGATGACGGTCAAATCGTGGCATATGATTCGATAATATTTTCAGGCAAATCGTTGTTAGTTGCTACATTGAGGAATGAACTGGGTCTTTCCTCCAATGAATGTGTTCTATATTTGAGATATGGCCTAAGTCATGGGCTTAGAGCATTGAGATTATATATTTATAGACGTTATAACATTTGAATGATAGTTATTAGTT is a genomic window containing:
- the LOC105055180 gene encoding uncharacterized protein isoform X2; the encoded protein is MAEQMSITTGSFPAEPVDGAPEDNMQEAPAEQAQDKKDGAPEKLNCDSSNSDSGSGSEKDSASGDDSSNVEEKKKKVVKEKAKKKLRGKKRENKLECDSSSSDSKSSKSDSKSSKSDSKSSDDDSASNSASNSGSDSNKSSSKAVNVDGKEKKGLMGKNKEKFSKKSKEEVEVPEKALDKLECKSKDSDSGSESSDDSNSDADSGDDSKSGQVEEEKKKELEEKAQEKSSGGTGEDTSSTAPEKPMEVEDAQEEKGILEKIKGKLIGHREPTEGQ
- the LOC105055180 gene encoding uncharacterized protein isoform X1 produces the protein MAEQMSITTGSFPAEPVDGAPEDNMQEAPAEQAQDKKDGAPEKLNCDSSNSDSGSGSEKDSASGDDSSNVEEKKKKVVKEKAKKKLRGKKRENKLECDSSSSDSKSSKSDSKSSKSDSKSSDDDSASNSASNSGSDSNKSSSKAVNVDGKEKKGLMGKNKEKFSKKSKEEVEVPEKALDKLECKSKDSDSGSESSDDSNSDADSGDDSKSGQDDKSKLKVEEEKKKELEEKAQEKSSGGTGEDTSSTAPEKPMEVEDAQEEKGILEKIKGKLIGHREPTEGQ